Genomic window (Acidobacteriota bacterium):
CGGTGCGTTCGTCGAACGCGCGGTACGAAGCGCGGTACGGGTTTCCATGAAAAAAAACGGCGGGAGGATCCCGCCGTTTTTCAGATGGCTGTGAAACGGTTCAGCGTCCGGGCTACAGTTCCGCCAGCATCGCCTTCAGGTACTTCCAGAAGTGGGCCACCGACGGGATGCTCACCCGCTCGTCGGGGGAGTGGGCGCCCAAGATGATGGGGCCGATGGAGATCATGTCCATGCCCGGGTACTTCTCGCCGATGATGCCGCACTCGAGGCCGGCGTGGATCGCCTTGATCTCCGGCTTCTTGCGGAACGTCTTCTGGTGCACCTCGATGGCGGTCTTCAGGAGCGCCGACTGCAGGTTGGGCTTCCAGCCGGGGTAGCCGGAACCCTGCTCCACCGCGAAGCCGGCCAGGGCGCAGTAGGCGGCCACCATCCGGCCCACGTCATGCTTGTGGCTCTCCACCGAGGAGCGGTGGCTCATGGAGACGCGCACCTGCTCGGGCAGCAGCTCCACGATGGCCAGGTTCGTGCTGGTCTGGACCAGGCCCGGGATGTCCGGCGTCATGGCGATGACGCCGTGGGGGCCGGCGTACAGGAATTGCACCACCCGCTCGGCGTCGGCCGCGTCGAGCATCCGCTCCAGGTTCGAGGTGTGGGGCTCGAACAGGATCTGGCAGTCGGGGTCGGCCGAGCCGAGCTCCGAGCGGATGTCCGTTTCCAGCGCGCGGAGCGCCTGCGCCACGGCCGCCACCTGCCCCGGTTCCAGCGCCACGGTCACGAAGGTTTCGCGCGGGATGGCGTTGCGCTTGGAGCCGCCGGTCAGGGTCATGATGTCCACGGTGAACTGGCGCCGCAGCGTCCACAGGATCCGCGCCGCCAGCTTGATGGCGTTGCCGCGCCCGGTGGCGATGTCCAGTCCGGAGTGGCCGCCCTTGAGCCCCGCCACCTTCAGGCGGTAGACGGCCCGGCCGGCCGGCAGCGGCACCGTACGGACGGGGCTGGTGGCCACCGTGTCCATGCCGCCGGCGCAGCCGATGTAGACGGCGCCCTCCTCCTCGCTGTCGAGGTTGAGCATCCGGTTGCCCGTGAGCATGTCGGCGCCGAGCTGGAAGGCGCCGGTCAGCCCGGTCTCCTCGTCGATGGTGAAGAGAAACTCCATGGGGCCGTGGACCAGATCCTTGGCCTCCATCACCGCCAGGGCCGCCGCCACGCCGATGCCGTTGTCGGCGCCGAGGGTGGTCCCCTGGGCGCGGATGTAATCCCCGTCCCGCACCGGATGGATCCCTTCCTTGGCGAAATCGTGGGCGGTGGTTTCGTTCTTCTCGCACACCATGTCCAGGTGGCCCTGGAGCACCACCGCCGGACCGGTCTTGGCGGGATCGCTGGCCGGCTTGGTCACCACCACGTTGCCCGCCGCGTCCTGCCGCGCCGGCAACCCCAGGCGCCGGGCCTGGGCCAGCACGTACTGGGCCGCCTGGGCCTCGTGCTTCGAGCAGTGGGGGATGGCGGCCAGGGCGAAGAAGTGCTTCCACAGCGCCGCGGGTTTCAGTCCGGGGATCTTGGTTTTCATTCCGTACCTCCTAGTTGCATATTGATTCGTTCACTCATTGGCTGATTCAATCCGCCTGACGATCCGTTTCGTAATAGCCCACCGCCGCGTAGCCCACGAAGTGATGCAGGTTGTTGGGCGCCGTCGTGCCGAGGCCCCGGAGATCGGCGTCGTCCAGCGACGCCTCCGAGACGCTGGTGCCGTAGTCCAGCAGCGTGCCCCGCAACTGCCGGCCCCCGAGCTCCCGCGTCACCCGGTCCGCCACCTGCAGGCCCAGCGGGATGGAGAAGCGGCCGCACCAGGTGATCCGGTAGCGGGCCACGTCCCCCGGCTCCACGCAGCGGTACAGGAAGGCCTTGAGCCGCTCCGCCCGCACGGGCCCGGTCAGGTGGTCGGCGAGGATCCGCCGGTCCTGCGCCACCGCCTGCCGGTAGCCTTCCAGGTCCGATCCGAAGGGGCAGTACGGCGACATCCCCCAGCCGGCGTCCCCGTAGTGGACGGCGTCGGCGGAACAGATGAAGGCGACGTCGCGCCCCGGCGTCCAGCCCCGCGCACGGCACGACTCGACCAGCGCCCGCCCCAGTTCGCCGGCCAGCCGCTCCATCACCGGCCACTCCATGTGCGGGACGAGGATGGGCACGATTTCCACGTTCGGGTTGTTCGCTTGGAGGAACGGCACCAAGGCCTCCAGCGAGTGCTCCACCTGGTGCATGTCGTTGTCCACGACGCGGTCCTCGAACCGGATGCGGGCCAGCAGGTCCTCCCGCAGCCCCGACACCTTCACCGGCCCGTACGGCCCGTGCCAGGTGGCGAAGCGGTCGAACACCAGCCGGTCGCTCACGTCGAAGGCGCGCGCCTTGTGGAACACGCCGAACAGCACCACCACCGGCGCCCGCACGCGCGTCAGCGCGAGCTGATAGAGGCGGCTGGCGTAGTAGTAGTCGTCGTGGGGGCAGACGGCAGCCACGAACCGCGGCTCGGCGTCGGTCCAGCCGTGCTCGGCCCGGATCGCGGCCTCCCGCGGCTCGGCGGCTGCGGCGGCCTGGGCGCGGACCATGTCCATCTGCGCGGCGGTGCTGGCGAAACCCACCGTGTCCATCTGGCCGCGGCCGGTCGCCGTGGGCTTGAGCCCCACCTGGGCCAGCAGCTTCGCCCGGTCGTCGGCCGCACCATGGGGCGAGCGGGCGATGACGAGGCCCAGGACCGCACAGGCCACCAGAGCGAACTTCCGCACCATGGATTCCCTCCGCCGGATGATCGAATGCGAAAGCTCATCTTATGACTTTTCGTCGCCCAACTCAACCGCAACCCGACCGAGCGGGAATCGGTGAGTCGGTGAATGGGTGAGTGGGTGAATGGGTCAATCGGTGAATGGGTACTAGGATCTGGGGTCTGTGATCCAGGGCCCGGAACCCAGGTCCCAGGCCCGATATCCGATTTCCGATGTCCGCTGATTGGTAACGAGCCTCGAGTCTCGAGCCTCTAGCCTCGATCACGATTCCGATCACGAGCACGAGTACGACTACGAATCACGGGCACGAAGTGACTTCATACTCCTATCATCTATCTCCCATCTCCTCACTGTTCACCGGTCCACCGTTTCACATATGCCTTGCAGCCCGCTCGAATTTTAACTATACTTCCCGTTTGAAACGATGCTGAACGGAGTTCAACCATGGAACGGAAGATCCGCGTGCTCATCGCCAAGCCGGGACTCGACGGCCACGACCGCGGCGCCAAGGTCATCGCCCGGGCGCTGCGCGACGCCGGCATGGAGGTCATCTACACGGGACTGCGCCAGACGCCGGAGCAGATCGTCGCCGCCGCGCTCCAGGAAGACGTGGACGTGATCGGCGTCTCCATCCTCTCGGGCGCCCACATGCACCTGTTCCCCAAGATCATGGACCTGGTGAAGGCCAACCAGATGGACGACGTGCTCGTTTTCGGCGGCGGCATCATCCCCGAGGGGGACGTGCCCCAGCTCCAGGCCATGGGCGTGGCCGCCATCTTCCCCCCCGGCACATCCACCCAGTCGGTGATTGAATTTCTGAAGGAGCGCTTCCAGGCCGCCAAGGCCTGAGCGTCGCCCCCAAACAGATCGCGCCCCGGACAGCGGCAGCCGTCCGGGGCGCTGTGTTTTTGCGGGGGCGCCCGCCGCCTGAGCGCGGGTTCCGTCGGCGGCGCTAGCGGCCGCCCTCGGCGAGCATCCGGTGCACCTCCTGGGGGACCGGCCCCTGGGCCCAGAAGCGCAGCTCGGTGATCTCGTCGGGGGCCGAGCGGCCGTACTTGTAGAAGATGAGCAGGAACTGGCGGTCGTCGAGGCGGCGGTACTCCTTGAGCGAATCCCATTCCCTCACGAACGCCCGGTCGGCGCACTTGGCCGCGCCCGTCTCGAAGACGATCTGGTCCTCGCGCAGCACCAGGGTGCCCATGCAGTTGGGTCCGTTGAGGTCCAGCTCGACTTTGAGCCGGTACGGCAGCTCCACCGGCTCGGCGGGCCGGCCGGCGGGCGCCAGCGCGATCGGGCCCAGCCGGCCCTGGATGTAGCCGATGGCGGCCATGTTGTCGGGGTTGTCGTCGCGGAACTTCAGCACGTACTTCTGCCCCTTGCCGCGCACGGTGTCGGAGAAGAACACGTGGAACTCCCACTTCGACTTGAAATCGATCCGCTCGATGTTGGCGTATTCCCAGATCCGCCCGCAGCCCACGTTCTTGGACTCGAAGACCACCTTGTCGTCCCGCACGATGAGGGTGCCCTGGCACTCGCCCACGCGGTGGTTGTGCTCCACCTTGATCTGGTAGAGGGTCTCGGCCAGCGCCGGCGCCGCCAGCACGACGGCGACGAACAGGAGCAGCGCGGCCGGCCGCCAAGTCGTTATCCGATTCATGTGTACCTCCAATGTCCGATGACGTGGTGTCAGGATAGCTCAATCCGGCCGCCGCCGCAAGCGGGTCGGCATGCCGAGTTCCCGCCGCCGACTGCCGACGGCCACCCGGCGCAACCGGCCGGCGGCGGCATTTTTCCCATTTGCGGCATTTTTCCTATTTGCGGCTAGCTTTTTGCCCGGCCGGCACGTATACATTTCTTTTACGATCCCGATCCGATTGGAGGACCCACCCATGGACGCCCTGGATTTCCTGGCTCAGCATGAAACCGAACACCTGGAGCAGCTCAAGGAACTGCTGCGAATCCCCAGCGTCAGCGCCCAGTCCGAGCACGCCGCCGACACGCGCCGCTGCGCCGGCTGGGTGGCGGACCATCTGCGCGGCATCGGCCTGTCGGCCGAGGTGTGCGAGACCGGCGGCCACCCGGCGGTGATCGCCGAGTACCAGGGGCCTGCCGGCGCGCCGACGGTACTCGTCTACGGCCACTACGACGTCCAGCCGGCCGACCCGGTGGAGTTGTGGCAGAGCGCGCCCTTCGACCCCATCGAGTCGGACGGCTACCTGCTGGCCCGCGGCGTCACCGACGACAAGGGTCAGTTTTTCGCCCACGTCAAGGGCGCCGAGGCGTGCCTCCGCACCGCCGGCGCCATCCCGTGCAGCTTGAAGTTCCTCATCGAGGGCGAGGAGGAGTCCGGTTCCGCCCACCTGAACCCGTTCATCGAAGCCAACCGCGAGCGGCTGGCCGCCGACGTGGTGGTGATCTCCGACGGCTGCCAGTACGGGCCGGACATGCCCGCCATCAATTTCGGCCTGCGCGGGCTGGCGTTTGTCGAAGTCAAGATCACCGGCCCCGACCGGGACCTGCACTCGGGTTCCTACGGCGGCGCGGTGGCCAATCCCGTCAACATGCTGGCCCGGATGATCGGCCAGCTCCACTTCGCCGACGGCCGCATCCGGGTGCCCGGGTTCTACGACCGGGTGTACACCGCCACCGCCTGGGAGCGGGAGCAGTTCGCCCGGCTGCCGTTCGACGCCAAAGCTTACCGGCGCTCCACCGGCGCGCCGGCGCTCTGGGGCGAGCCGGGCTACACACCGCTGGAGCGCACCTGGATCCGGCCCACCCTCGACGTCAACGGCATCACCGGCGGCTACCAGGGCGAGGGGGGCAAGACCATCATCCCGGCGTGGGCATCGGCCAAGATCACCATGCGGTTGGTGCCCGACATGACCCCCGAGGACACGGCGGCCAAGCTCGAGGCGTACCTGCGGCAGATCTGCCCGCCGTCCGTCCGGCTGGAAGTGATCCATCACGGCGGCGCCCCGGCGGTGCAGGTGCCCGTGGACGGCCCCTGGCTCGAGGCAGCCGCGCGCGCGCTCGAGACGGGCTTCGGCCGACGCCCCTTCTTCACGAAGGAGGGCGGCTCGATCCCGGTGGTGGGCACCTTCAAGTCGGTGCTGGGCATCGACACTCTGCTCATCGGCTTCGGCCAGCAGACCGACAACCCGCATTCGCCCAACGAGCGGATGCTCATCCGCGATTTCCACCGGGGCGGCCGCACATCGGTGGCCCTGTTCCACGAACTGGCCGGCGTGCGCCGCTGACCGCCGGCGGCCGCCCGGTGGGGGCGGGATCCGTGTAGTCCCGCCCCCAACACAATCTGAAGAGGAGTGACGCCATGCGCCAGATTCTGACCGTGTGCCTGATTCTCGCCGGCCTGCTGCTCTCGGCGACGGCCGCGCCGCAGGGGGCCGAACCGTCCGCCCCGCCGCTGACCATCGACGAGGTGCTGAGCCCGGCGCACCGGACGGCGTTCCGGCTGCCGTCCTACTACTGGCTCCCCGGCGACGGCATCCTGTTGTTCGATCCGGCGAAGCAAGACGCCGAGCGGGTCCTGGAGCGCTAC
Coding sequences:
- the amrB gene encoding AmmeMemoRadiSam system protein B; protein product: MVRKFALVACAVLGLVIARSPHGAADDRAKLLAQVGLKPTATGRGQMDTVGFASTAAQMDMVRAQAAAAAEPREAAIRAEHGWTDAEPRFVAAVCPHDDYYYASRLYQLALTRVRAPVVVLFGVFHKARAFDVSDRLVFDRFATWHGPYGPVKVSGLREDLLARIRFEDRVVDNDMHQVEHSLEALVPFLQANNPNVEIVPILVPHMEWPVMERLAGELGRALVESCRARGWTPGRDVAFICSADAVHYGDAGWGMSPYCPFGSDLEGYRQAVAQDRRILADHLTGPVRAERLKAFLYRCVEPGDVARYRITWCGRFSIPLGLQVADRVTRELGGRQLRGTLLDYGTSVSEASLDDADLRGLGTTAPNNLHHFVGYAAVGYYETDRQAD
- a CDS encoding dipeptidase: MDALDFLAQHETEHLEQLKELLRIPSVSAQSEHAADTRRCAGWVADHLRGIGLSAEVCETGGHPAVIAEYQGPAGAPTVLVYGHYDVQPADPVELWQSAPFDPIESDGYLLARGVTDDKGQFFAHVKGAEACLRTAGAIPCSLKFLIEGEEESGSAHLNPFIEANRERLAADVVVISDGCQYGPDMPAINFGLRGLAFVEVKITGPDRDLHSGSYGGAVANPVNMLARMIGQLHFADGRIRVPGFYDRVYTATAWEREQFARLPFDAKAYRRSTGAPALWGEPGYTPLERTWIRPTLDVNGITGGYQGEGGKTIIPAWASAKITMRLVPDMTPEDTAAKLEAYLRQICPPSVRLEVIHHGGAPAVQVPVDGPWLEAAARALETGFGRRPFFTKEGGSIPVVGTFKSVLGIDTLLIGFGQQTDNPHSPNERMLIRDFHRGGRTSVALFHELAGVRR
- a CDS encoding cobalamin B12-binding domain-containing protein: MERKIRVLIAKPGLDGHDRGAKVIARALRDAGMEVIYTGLRQTPEQIVAAALQEDVDVIGVSILSGAHMHLFPKIMDLVKANQMDDVLVFGGGIIPEGDVPQLQAMGVAAIFPPGTSTQSVIEFLKERFQAAKA
- a CDS encoding aminoacyl-histidine dipeptidase: MKTKIPGLKPAALWKHFFALAAIPHCSKHEAQAAQYVLAQARRLGLPARQDAAGNVVVTKPASDPAKTGPAVVLQGHLDMVCEKNETTAHDFAKEGIHPVRDGDYIRAQGTTLGADNGIGVAAALAVMEAKDLVHGPMEFLFTIDEETGLTGAFQLGADMLTGNRMLNLDSEEEGAVYIGCAGGMDTVATSPVRTVPLPAGRAVYRLKVAGLKGGHSGLDIATGRGNAIKLAARILWTLRRQFTVDIMTLTGGSKRNAIPRETFVTVALEPGQVAAVAQALRALETDIRSELGSADPDCQILFEPHTSNLERMLDAADAERVVQFLYAGPHGVIAMTPDIPGLVQTSTNLAIVELLPEQVRVSMSHRSSVESHKHDVGRMVAAYCALAGFAVEQGSGYPGWKPNLQSALLKTAIEVHQKTFRKKPEIKAIHAGLECGIIGEKYPGMDMISIGPIILGAHSPDERVSIPSVAHFWKYLKAMLAEL